In Agrobacterium sp. RAC06, a single window of DNA contains:
- a CDS encoding helix-turn-helix domain-containing protein produces MAIGKLFIGRKVRDIRQSNGATQAQFADMVGISTSYLNQIENNQRPVSASVLLSLAEKFGIDITELSSGQNDRLMSALTEALSDPLFETYSPSLQELKLVTQNAPGFAHALIAAHQAYRRGNEQLASLDDRLGAAPSQEVTPYDEVRDFFHFVDNYIHDLDLAAEQLATELKLGEGENYAALSGHLEAKHGVRVLRGEAGDEAIRRFDPVGRILTVSRYASAPTRDFQIAIQIAQLAAATKIDQVLKQANFRSEEAVEICRMGLYNYFAGALILPYRSFLTAARDLRHDIELLAARFEASLEQVCHRLSTLQRPGLKGVPIFFARIDRAGNITKRHSAARLQFARFGAACPLWNAHQAFETPGRIIRQTAETPDGVRYLCIATQVSKGSAGFRAANPRYALALGCEISYAGAFVYADDLDLSNRGAFDPIGISCRICERVKCTSRAVPPLKRKLVVDHRVRNPMPYEIE; encoded by the coding sequence ATGGCCATCGGAAAACTCTTCATCGGCCGCAAGGTCCGCGACATCCGCCAGTCCAACGGCGCCACCCAGGCGCAGTTTGCCGATATGGTCGGCATTTCCACCAGCTATCTCAACCAGATTGAAAACAATCAGCGCCCGGTCTCGGCCTCGGTGCTGCTGTCGCTGGCGGAAAAGTTCGGCATTGATATCACCGAGCTTTCCTCCGGCCAGAACGACCGGCTGATGTCGGCGCTGACGGAGGCGCTCTCCGATCCGTTGTTCGAGACCTATTCGCCGAGCCTGCAGGAGCTTAAGCTCGTCACCCAGAATGCACCGGGTTTTGCCCATGCGCTGATTGCAGCCCACCAGGCTTACAGGCGCGGCAACGAGCAGCTGGCCAGCCTCGACGATCGGCTGGGGGCAGCACCCAGCCAGGAGGTGACGCCTTACGACGAGGTGCGCGACTTCTTCCACTTCGTCGACAACTATATCCACGATCTCGACCTTGCCGCCGAGCAACTGGCGACGGAACTGAAGCTCGGGGAGGGGGAGAATTACGCGGCCCTTTCAGGCCATCTCGAGGCGAAACATGGCGTGCGCGTCTTGCGCGGCGAGGCGGGCGATGAGGCCATCCGCCGCTTCGATCCGGTGGGGCGGATCCTGACCGTCAGCCGCTATGCCTCGGCCCCCACCCGCGATTTCCAGATTGCCATCCAGATCGCCCAGCTCGCCGCCGCCACCAAGATCGACCAGGTGCTGAAACAGGCGAATTTCCGCAGCGAAGAGGCGGTCGAGATCTGTCGCATGGGGCTCTACAACTATTTCGCCGGTGCGCTGATCCTGCCCTATCGCAGCTTCCTCACCGCGGCGCGGGATCTCCGCCACGACATCGAACTGCTCGCCGCCCGTTTCGAGGCCTCGCTCGAACAGGTCTGCCACCGCCTCTCGACCTTGCAGCGACCGGGCCTCAAGGGCGTGCCGATCTTCTTTGCCCGCATCGACCGGGCCGGCAATATCACCAAGCGGCATAGTGCGGCCCGCCTGCAATTTGCCCGCTTTGGTGCTGCCTGTCCGCTGTGGAATGCGCATCAGGCCTTCGAGACGCCGGGCCGGATCATCCGTCAGACGGCGGAAACGCCCGATGGCGTGCGCTATCTCTGCATCGCGACGCAAGTTTCAAAAGGCTCCGCCGGCTTCCGCGCCGCCAATCCGCGCTATGCCTTGGCGCTTGGCTGCGAGATCTCCTATGCCGGCGCCTTCGTCTATGCCGACGACCTCGACCTCTCCAACCGCGGCGCGTTTGACCCGATCGGCATTTCCTGCCGCATCTGCGAGCGCGTCAAATGCACCAGCCGCGCCGTGCCGCCGCTGAAAAGGAAGCTTGTGGTGGATCATCGGGTGCGGAACCCGATGCCGTATGAGATTGAGTGA